In Uranotaenia lowii strain MFRU-FL chromosome 2, ASM2978415v1, whole genome shotgun sequence, one genomic interval encodes:
- the LOC129746551 gene encoding general transcription factor IIH subunit 1, with the protein MTTTREDVLLQIGEVRYKKGDGTLYVMNERIAWMAEYRDTVAVSHRFQDIKMQKISPEGKPKIQLQVVLHDGNSSTFHFVNKNGAPAQMADRDKVKELLQQLLPNFKRKIDKELEEKNRVLTENPSLLQLYKDLVISQVLPSEDFWASHAKQYLTKDQASKQDIGVSGAFLADIKPQTDGCNGLRYNLTSDIMECIFKTYPAVKRKHTEYVPAKLTESEFWTKFFQSHYFHRDRIMSGTKDIFTECGKIDDQQLKQAVQENLGDPLLDIRAFEDNTLEEGFCNAVSSKQTVNSGNIVHQSMIKRFNQHSFMVLKTCTDVKTLNRGIGSILNATPTANGDTNGTTKDKSKGNNVLNNNNNLVNGFSKKDKRAHENNHIANGDHGNGKPNQTAATPEEPFVEPAIKRARILEKIHYDDLEETEDPSKQSKTLNLTKIERYLHGPVPSSMASGGGPSGGGGMGGYQEPQSDYGLHDLDSVNGYIAQSTSSWNNRTPHKVLVSAKSSINALGELSPGGALMRGFQEQSLAQLVPPDIEKEIRHLYMSLLELLKHFWKCFPPTTPQLEADALRMHQTLQRFQMAKLKPFEERAMRELLPLGTSLTQHLNQLLQAANRKFATWQERQRRR; encoded by the exons atgaccactacccgagaaGATGTACTGCTCCAGATTGGGGAGGTACGGTACAAGAAGGGCGACGGAACGCTCTATGTGATGAACGAGCGGATCGCCTGGATGGCCGAGTACCGGGATACGGTGGCCGTTTCCCACCGGTTTCAGGACATCAAAA TGCAAAAGATTTCTCCGGAGGGGAAACCAAAAATTCAGCTGCAGGTGGTGCTCCACGACGGGAACAGCTCGACGTTCCATTTCGTTAACAAAAATGGAGCTCCGGCACAGATGGCCGATCGGGATAAGGTTAAAGAGTTGCTGCAGCAGTTGTTGCCCAACTTCAAGCGTAAGATCGACAAAGAGCTGGAGGAGAAGAACCGGGTTCTGACGGAGAATCCATCGCTGCTGCAGCTGTACAAGGATCTGGTGATCTCCCAAGTGCTGCCCAGCGAAGACTTTTGGGCTTCTCACGCGAAGCAATACCTTACGAAGGATCAGGCGTCCAAGCAGGACATCGGAGTATCCGGTGCGTTTCTGGCTGATATCAAGCCTCAGACCGATGGTTGCAACGGGCTGCGATACAATCTCACTTCCGACATTATGGAATGCATTTTCAAAACGTACCCGGCCGTGAAGCGGAAACACACCGAGTACGTTCCGGCCAAACTGACTGAGTCGGAATTTTGGACCAAATTTTTCCAGTCACATTACTTCCATCGGGATCGCATCATGTCCGGTACCAAAGATATTTTCACCGAGTGCGGCAAGATCGACGATCAGCAGCTGAAACAGGCTGTGCAAGAGAATCTCGGCGATCCGCTGTTGGATATCCGTGCCTTCGAAGACAATACTCTAGAAGAGGGCTTCTGCAATGCAGTCTCCAGCAAGCAGACGGTCAACAGCGGCAACATTGTTCATCAGAGCATGATCAAACGCTTCAATCAACATTCGTTCATGGTGCTAAAGACTTGCACCGATGTCAAAACGCTTAACCGAGGGATCGGGTCCATCCTGAATGCCACTCCGACGGCCAACGGTGACACCAATGGAACCACCAAGGACAAGTCGAAGGGTAACAACGTACtgaacaataacaacaacctCGTTAACGGGTTCAGCAAAAAGGACAAACGAGCCCACGAGAACAATCACATTGCCAACGGGGACCACGGGAATGGGAAACCGAATCAAACCGCCGCAACTCCGGAAGAACCCTTCGTGGAACCGGCCATCAAGCGTGCACGAATTCTCGAGAAAATCCACTACGATGATCTTGAGGAAACCGAGGACCCCAGCAAACAATCCAAAACACTTAACCTTACCAAAATCGAACGTTATTTGCACGGACCGGTTCCTTCGAGCATGGCGTCAGGTGGTGGACCTTCTGGCGGTGGCGGAATGGGTGGCTACCAGGAGCCGCAATCCGACTACGGCTTGCATGATCTCGATTCGGTCAACGGGTACATTGCGCAGTCCACCAGTTCCTGGAACAATCGTACCCCGCACAAGGTACTGGTCAGTGCCAAGTCTTCGATCAATGCCCTCGGGGAGCTTAGCCCCGGGGGCGCGCTGATGCGGGGCTTCCAGGAACAGAGTTTAGCGC aatTGGTACCACCGGACATCGAGAAGGAAATCCGGCACCTGTACATGTCACTGTTGGAGCTGCTGAAGCATTTTTGGAAGTGCTTCCCTCCGACGACGCCGCAGCTGGAGGCGGACGCGCTCCGAATGCACCAGACGCTGCAGCGCTTCCAGATGGCCAAGCTAAAGCCGTTTGAG